Proteins from a genomic interval of Nitrospina gracilis Nb-211:
- a CDS encoding polyprenol monophosphomannose synthase produces the protein MARILVFTATYNEADNIEALIEGIRRYVADADILVVDDASPDGTGDLLDRLAEREKKLHVVHRPGKLGLGTAHLFAMQFAILHDYDILITMDADFSHNPQYLPTLLKLMEENDFVIGSRYISGGRCDYGFVRTLVSRTANTLVHLLLNIPTHETTTSYRGFRVSLLKRMDLNSLRSEGYSFFMESIFLVHRATKKMAEFPIHFEDRRAGQSKISKREIIKAMLNLLRVAFRRCFVLPWSGNHRHAEHPLAVTGCKHCQSPHSMELARNETLTRRKCLHCGYLFDQKMKMEIA, from the coding sequence ATGGCGCGCATCCTGGTCTTCACCGCAACGTACAACGAGGCGGACAACATTGAAGCGCTGATCGAGGGCATCCGCCGCTACGTCGCCGACGCCGACATTCTGGTGGTGGACGACGCCTCGCCCGACGGCACCGGCGACCTGCTGGACCGGCTGGCCGAGCGTGAAAAAAAACTGCACGTCGTGCACCGGCCGGGCAAGCTGGGTCTCGGCACCGCGCACCTGTTCGCCATGCAGTTCGCAATTCTTCATGACTACGATATCCTCATCACGATGGACGCCGACTTCTCGCACAATCCACAATACCTGCCGACATTATTGAAACTGATGGAGGAAAACGATTTCGTCATCGGCTCGCGCTACATTTCCGGCGGGCGATGCGACTACGGATTCGTGCGCACACTCGTGAGCCGCACCGCCAACACGCTGGTGCACCTTCTGCTCAATATCCCGACGCACGAGACCACGACTTCGTACCGTGGTTTTCGCGTGAGCCTGCTTAAGCGCATGGACCTGAACTCACTGCGCTCGGAAGGCTATTCGTTTTTCATGGAATCGATTTTCCTCGTTCACCGCGCCACAAAAAAAATGGCGGAGTTTCCGATCCACTTCGAGGACCGGCGGGCCGGTCAATCGAAAATCTCCAAACGCGAGATCATCAAGGCCATGCTGAACCTGTTGCGGGTCGCGTTCCGCCGGTGCTTCGTCCTGCCGTGGTCCGGCAATCACCGGCACGCCGAGCACCCCCTTGCCGTCACCGGGTGCAAGCACTGCCAGTCGCCCCACTCCATGGAATTGGCGCGGAATGAAACCCTGACCCGGAGGAAGTGCCTGCATTGCGGGTACCTGTTCGACCAGAAAATGAAAATGGAGATCGCATGA
- a CDS encoding sigma-54-dependent transcriptional regulator, translated as MNGSKDILIVDDEENIRWLFTQALEDSSYNVDTACSGEEALQKIRSQSYFMVFTDIFMEGISGLELLQKVRDTDHRPHIVVMTAQDTMNNTIEAMRHGAYDYISKPFDFDEILKLIDKVEKSRGVQAPEPKVEQKTEQGQDDFSLEAIIGKNRRMQDIFKVIGKAASTQFPVLITGESGTGKELVARALHHYSDRSHKPFIFINCAAISRELLESELFGHEKGSFTGAVETKKGKFELADGGTLMLDEIGDMELPLQAKILRVLQNNEFYRVGGKDSIRVDVRIIAATNQRLPELMKAERFREDLYHRLNVINIHLPPLRDRTEDIPLLAEFFLKKYGKTSGQDRIYLAPETAELLMQYPWPGNIRELENIIKRCLVLVARGPVLPDHLPDPLLTEARKTPKAGKTWETHLGNVVRDFLTKNQESADGQLYDLLIQAVEKHLFEQLLESRRGNQVATSKSLGINRNTLKRKIDAMGIEPKKKNNDSNPPSH; from the coding sequence ATGAACGGTTCGAAAGACATCCTCATCGTGGACGACGAGGAGAACATCCGCTGGCTGTTCACGCAGGCGCTGGAGGATTCGTCCTACAACGTGGACACCGCATGCAGTGGCGAGGAAGCCCTGCAGAAAATCCGCAGTCAGTCCTACTTCATGGTGTTCACCGACATCTTCATGGAAGGCATCAGCGGCCTCGAACTTCTGCAGAAAGTGCGCGACACCGACCACCGCCCGCACATCGTCGTTATGACGGCGCAGGACACGATGAACAACACCATCGAGGCCATGCGTCACGGCGCGTACGATTACATCAGCAAACCGTTCGACTTCGACGAGATTTTGAAGCTCATCGACAAAGTGGAAAAAAGCCGCGGCGTGCAGGCGCCGGAACCCAAGGTGGAACAGAAAACGGAACAAGGACAGGATGACTTTTCGCTGGAAGCCATCATCGGCAAAAACCGGCGCATGCAGGATATCTTCAAAGTCATCGGCAAAGCCGCGTCCACGCAGTTTCCGGTGCTCATCACCGGCGAGAGCGGCACCGGGAAGGAACTCGTCGCACGCGCGCTTCATCATTATTCCGACCGCTCGCACAAACCGTTCATCTTCATCAACTGCGCCGCCATCTCCCGCGAGCTTTTGGAAAGCGAACTGTTCGGTCACGAAAAAGGATCGTTCACCGGCGCGGTGGAAACCAAGAAGGGCAAATTCGAACTCGCCGACGGCGGCACCCTCATGCTCGACGAGATCGGCGACATGGAACTGCCGCTTCAGGCCAAGATCCTGCGCGTCCTCCAGAACAACGAGTTCTACCGCGTCGGCGGCAAGGACTCGATCCGCGTGGACGTGCGCATCATCGCCGCCACCAACCAGCGCCTGCCCGAACTCATGAAGGCAGAGAGGTTTCGCGAGGACCTGTATCACCGCCTCAACGTTATCAACATCCACCTGCCGCCCCTGCGCGACCGCACGGAGGACATCCCCCTGCTTGCCGAGTTCTTCCTGAAAAAATACGGCAAGACTTCGGGGCAGGACCGCATCTACCTCGCGCCGGAAACGGCGGAACTGCTCATGCAGTATCCCTGGCCGGGCAACATCCGCGAGCTGGAAAACATCATCAAACGTTGCCTCGTGCTGGTGGCGCGCGGACCGGTTCTGCCGGATCACCTGCCCGACCCGCTCCTCACCGAAGCCCGTAAGACCCCCAAGGCCGGCAAAACGTGGGAGACGCACCTGGGCAACGTGGTACGCGACTTCCTCACCAAAAACCAGGAAAGCGCCGACGGCCAGCTCTACGACCTGCTCATCCAGGCGGTGGAGAAACACCTGTTCGAGCAGTTGCTGGAAAGCAGGCGCGGCAACCAGGTGGCCACGTCGAAATCGCTGGGCATCAACCGCAACACGCTCAAGCGCAAGATCGACGCCATGGGCATCGAGCCCAAAAAGAAAAACAACGATTCCAACCCTCCCTCGCACTAG
- the gmd gene encoding GDP-mannose 4,6-dehydratase yields the protein MKQALITGITGQDGSYLAEFLLEKGYHVHGIVRRSSTFNRGRIEHLREGRSGAGQLSLHYADLTDSSSLNKLVVQIRPDEVYNLAAQSHVGISFQMPEYTSEVVGIGAMRLLDALHATGLTDRVRFYQASTSELYGHALETPQTESTPFYPRSPYGCAKLYAHWITINYREAYGMFACCGILFNHESPRRGENFVTRKITLSLAQMLAGKLDVLTLGNLDAKRDWGFAGDYVEGMWQMLQQDRPDDYILATGEQHSVREFVETAFGHCGIELQWEGAGTEEVGRDKTTGRVQVRIDPKFYRPAEVHSLIGDAGKAKTQLGWKPKTSFEKLVQDMVESDLARYGLNRADVLNVAKA from the coding sequence ATGAAACAGGCGCTCATCACCGGCATCACGGGGCAGGACGGCAGTTATCTGGCGGAATTTCTGCTGGAGAAAGGCTACCACGTGCACGGCATCGTTCGCCGCTCCAGCACATTCAACCGCGGGCGCATCGAGCACCTGCGGGAAGGGCGAAGCGGCGCGGGCCAACTGTCTTTGCACTATGCGGACCTGACCGACTCCTCCAGCCTGAACAAGCTGGTGGTGCAGATCCGCCCGGACGAAGTTTACAACCTGGCGGCGCAGAGCCACGTCGGCATCAGCTTCCAGATGCCGGAGTACACCAGTGAGGTGGTGGGCATCGGCGCCATGCGCCTGCTCGACGCCCTGCACGCCACGGGGCTCACCGACCGCGTCCGCTTTTACCAGGCCTCGACGAGCGAGCTCTACGGTCACGCACTGGAAACGCCGCAGACGGAGTCCACCCCCTTTTACCCGCGCAGTCCGTATGGATGCGCCAAGCTGTATGCACACTGGATCACCATCAACTACCGCGAAGCCTACGGCATGTTCGCGTGTTGCGGCATCCTGTTCAATCACGAATCACCGCGACGCGGCGAGAACTTCGTGACGCGCAAGATCACGTTGTCGTTGGCGCAGATGCTGGCGGGCAAGCTGGACGTGTTGACGCTGGGCAACCTGGATGCGAAACGCGACTGGGGTTTCGCCGGCGATTACGTGGAAGGCATGTGGCAGATGCTCCAGCAGGACCGGCCGGACGACTATATCCTCGCCACCGGAGAACAACACAGCGTGCGCGAGTTCGTGGAGACCGCGTTCGGGCACTGCGGCATCGAACTGCAATGGGAAGGTGCGGGAACGGAAGAAGTCGGGCGCGACAAGACAACCGGCCGCGTGCAGGTGCGGATCGATCCCAAATTTTACCGTCCGGCGGAAGTGCACTCCTTGATCGGCGACGCCGGCAAGGCAAAGACGCAGTTGGGATGGAAGCCAAAGACCTCGTTTGAGAAACTGGTGCAGGACATGGTGGAAAGCGACCTGGCGCGTTACGGACTGAACCGCGCGGACGTCCTCAACGTCGCGAAAGCGTGA
- a CDS encoding FmdB family zinc ribbon protein translates to MPIYEYECETCGTTFELMQSINAKAPKQCEVPKCKGKPRRKISASGFILKGSGWYATDYPSESRKKGWQQESGQGAGAEAPAATPAAGGESCSSPGCSNPATTTAPKPKSNPVAEGNKNPYSGGKKKAKKSGAKSTN, encoded by the coding sequence ATGCCCATTTACGAATACGAATGCGAAACCTGCGGCACCACGTTTGAGCTGATGCAGTCCATCAACGCCAAGGCGCCCAAACAGTGCGAAGTGCCGAAATGCAAAGGCAAGCCGCGGCGTAAAATATCCGCCTCCGGCTTCATCCTGAAAGGCAGTGGCTGGTACGCGACGGATTACCCCTCCGAGTCGCGCAAGAAAGGTTGGCAGCAGGAGAGCGGCCAGGGTGCCGGCGCCGAAGCTCCGGCAGCAACTCCCGCGGCAGGCGGCGAGAGCTGTTCCAGCCCCGGTTGCTCCAATCCGGCCACCACCACAGCCCCCAAACCGAAATCGAACCCGGTCGCGGAAGGCAACAAAAACCCGTACTCCGGGGGCAAGAAGAAAGCCAAGAAATCCGGGGCCAAATCCACAAACTGA
- the rfbD gene encoding dTDP-4-dehydrorhamnose reductase encodes MTESIHNPARRILLTGKTGQIGRELWSFLDTFGDVRAPSSSELDFTRPDALRKYLMDWRPHLIINAAAYTQVDRAEEERDLAMTVNGTAPKVMAECAAKLGAAMVHYSTDYVFDGTKHGFYKETDAPNPQNVYGITKATGDAAIQKAGCPHLIFRTSWVYGLHGHNFLLTMQRLAREQDEICVVNDQIGSPTWSRLIAQSTANILEQVLSDRAPGDVSGIEKASGIYNLTCTGWTSWYGFARAIFDTLPEEERPRLRPIPTRDYPAPAPRPANSVLSVEKLRAEFGIILPDWQGALTFCLNNQTAPDPAA; translated from the coding sequence ATGACCGAGAGCATCCACAATCCCGCACGCCGCATCCTGTTGACCGGAAAGACCGGGCAGATCGGCCGCGAGCTGTGGTCCTTTCTGGACACTTTCGGCGACGTGCGCGCGCCCTCTTCCAGCGAACTCGATTTCACCCGGCCCGACGCCTTGCGGAAATACCTGATGGACTGGCGGCCGCACCTCATCATCAACGCCGCCGCCTACACGCAGGTCGACCGCGCGGAAGAAGAACGCGACCTCGCCATGACCGTCAATGGCACCGCGCCGAAAGTGATGGCCGAGTGCGCCGCCAAACTCGGTGCGGCGATGGTGCATTACTCCACCGACTACGTGTTCGACGGCACCAAGCACGGATTCTACAAGGAAACCGACGCGCCCAACCCGCAAAACGTGTACGGCATCACCAAAGCCACCGGCGACGCCGCCATCCAGAAGGCAGGCTGTCCGCATTTGATTTTCCGCACAAGCTGGGTGTACGGTCTGCACGGCCACAACTTTCTGTTGACCATGCAGCGCCTTGCCCGCGAACAGGACGAGATCTGCGTGGTGAACGACCAGATCGGCTCGCCAACGTGGAGCCGCCTGATCGCCCAGTCCACCGCCAACATCCTCGAACAGGTGTTGAGCGACCGCGCGCCGGGAGACGTGAGCGGCATCGAGAAGGCTTCCGGCATTTACAACCTGACGTGCACCGGCTGGACAAGCTGGTACGGCTTTGCCCGAGCCATCTTCGACACCCTGCCGGAAGAGGAACGGCCCCGATTGAGACCCATCCCGACCCGCGATTACCCCGCGCCCGCGCCGCGCCCGGCCAACTCCGTCCTGTCCGTCGAAAAATTGCGCGCCGAGTTCGGCATCATCCTGCCCGACTGGCAGGGTGCGCTGACATTCTGCCTCAACAACCAGACCGCTCCCGACCCCGCCGCCTGA
- a CDS encoding EAL domain-containing protein, translating to MIPSVPAFRAAEEKKLFLKRIDLMTFLPEETLDALAADCSEIVLDANTVLFEKGDTGKSMYILLEGEVLIYIEKKNLATLKPGAYFGEMSLIECQPRTASAKTLVPSTLIEIDEELFSRYFANQPRALMAMMRNLSARSRKISADLAASLPAMDEESGIDPIAFMNDTYLDVLLFDLETFKFTQANAPACREVGYSPEDLFKMHFLDLAISLDQEDIDRLFEPLIQSIRPMTVFEAVYRRKNGSTYPVECRCQIVKNLGTHPQVMVWSQDITERKQLEEQIRQMAYYDPLTGLLNRNLLNDRLEVALTSANVANEKVGILFLDLDHFKTINDTLGHDMGDLLLKQVADRLKKMARQEDTVARMGGDEFVIIVPNLTKEDEIVDRAQKILEALTPIYNIQNHELYITCSIGISVFPDDGQEIETLLKHSDLAMYRAKERGRNTFQFFAQSMNTLAVERMIIEKNMRKAMGGTEFQLYYQPKVCLRTGKVVGMEALLRWENPELGFVNPQKSIPIAEETRLIIQIGRWIIESACQQIKRLEKINPDINIAVNLSVIQFNSPDLVSEIKGIIRDTGIDPQKLQVEVTESILIQDSTLAISILQNLNDLGIKICIDDFGTGYSSLSYLKNMPIDYLKVDQSFIRDLTDPTNEAITRAVVALAQSLGMKTIAEGVETNEQKNFLQMIHCDEGQGYLFSKPLEAHRAEELLKKGFQVN from the coding sequence ATGATCCCCAGTGTGCCTGCGTTCCGGGCCGCCGAGGAAAAGAAACTTTTCCTGAAGCGCATCGATCTGATGACCTTCCTTCCGGAGGAAACACTCGATGCGCTGGCCGCCGATTGCAGTGAAATTGTGCTGGATGCCAACACCGTCCTGTTTGAAAAAGGCGATACCGGCAAATCCATGTACATCCTGCTTGAAGGCGAGGTCTTGATCTATATCGAAAAGAAAAACCTCGCCACGTTGAAGCCCGGCGCGTATTTCGGCGAGATGTCACTGATCGAATGCCAGCCGCGCACCGCCAGCGCAAAAACCCTGGTGCCCTCCACCCTGATCGAAATCGACGAGGAGTTGTTCAGCCGCTATTTCGCCAACCAGCCGCGCGCGTTGATGGCGATGATGCGAAACCTGTCGGCGCGGTCGCGGAAAATTTCCGCCGACCTTGCGGCGTCCCTGCCGGCGATGGACGAGGAATCCGGCATCGATCCCATCGCGTTCATGAATGACACGTACCTCGACGTGCTGTTGTTCGACCTGGAGACGTTCAAATTCACCCAGGCCAATGCCCCGGCCTGCCGGGAAGTGGGGTACTCGCCCGAAGATCTGTTCAAGATGCATTTTCTGGATCTGGCCATCAGCCTGGATCAGGAGGACATCGACCGCCTGTTCGAACCGCTCATTCAGAGCATCCGTCCGATGACCGTGTTCGAAGCGGTGTACCGGCGCAAAAACGGCTCCACCTATCCCGTTGAATGCCGGTGCCAGATCGTGAAAAATCTCGGCACGCATCCGCAGGTGATGGTGTGGTCGCAGGACATCACGGAGCGCAAGCAGTTGGAGGAACAAATCCGGCAGATGGCATACTACGATCCGCTGACCGGCCTGCTCAACCGCAACCTGCTCAATGACCGGCTCGAGGTGGCGTTGACCTCGGCCAACGTGGCGAACGAAAAAGTCGGCATCCTGTTCCTCGACCTGGATCATTTCAAAACCATCAACGACACACTGGGGCACGACATGGGCGACCTGCTCCTCAAGCAGGTGGCGGACCGGCTGAAAAAAATGGCCCGGCAGGAGGATACCGTGGCACGCATGGGCGGTGACGAGTTCGTCATCATCGTGCCCAACCTCACGAAAGAAGACGAGATCGTGGATCGCGCGCAGAAAATCCTTGAGGCGCTCACGCCGATCTATAACATTCAGAATCACGAACTGTACATCACATGCAGTATCGGCATCTCCGTGTTTCCCGATGACGGACAGGAAATCGAAACCCTGCTCAAACATTCCGACCTCGCCATGTACCGCGCCAAGGAGCGCGGCCGCAATACGTTCCAGTTTTTCGCACAGTCCATGAACACCTTGGCGGTGGAACGCATGATCATCGAGAAAAACATGCGCAAGGCGATGGGCGGGACGGAGTTCCAACTGTACTACCAGCCGAAGGTCTGCCTGCGAACCGGAAAAGTGGTTGGCATGGAGGCGCTGTTGCGCTGGGAAAACCCGGAGCTGGGTTTCGTCAATCCACAGAAAAGCATCCCCATTGCGGAAGAGACGCGGCTCATCATCCAGATCGGGCGGTGGATCATCGAAAGCGCGTGCCAGCAGATCAAGCGGCTGGAAAAAATCAATCCGGATATCAACATCGCCGTCAACCTGTCGGTGATTCAATTCAACTCGCCGGACCTCGTCTCCGAAATCAAGGGGATTATCCGCGATACCGGCATCGACCCGCAGAAACTCCAGGTCGAAGTGACGGAGTCCATCCTCATTCAGGACAGCACGCTGGCCATCAGCATCCTGCAAAACCTCAATGATCTCGGCATCAAGATCTGCATCGACGATTTCGGCACGGGTTATTCGTCACTCAGTTACCTGAAAAACATGCCGATCGATTACCTCAAGGTCGACCAGTCCTTCATTCGCGACCTGACCGATCCCACGAACGAAGCCATCACGCGTGCGGTCGTGGCCCTGGCGCAGAGTCTGGGAATGAAAACCATCGCGGAAGGCGTGGAGACGAACGAGCAGAAAAATTTTCTGCAAATGATTCATTGCGACGAGGGGCAGGGTTACCTGTTCAGCAAACCTTTGGAGGCCCACCGGGCGGAAGAATTGTTGAAGAAGGGATTTCAGGTCAATTGA
- a CDS encoding VanZ family protein: protein MEPLQRSRLWWGLGYLLIAFIVVVSLVPAPDLPDLGIDWLDKLLHFAAYLVLMLWFVQINPPDRYGFWMRMFIKMGLALEIVQGMIGYRMFDLWDMGANVLGVLAGWGLGRAGVNRILVKVEEVWLR from the coding sequence ATGGAACCGCTTCAACGATCGCGATTGTGGTGGGGCCTGGGCTATCTACTGATCGCCTTCATCGTCGTGGTGTCCCTCGTTCCCGCACCGGATCTGCCGGATCTCGGCATCGACTGGCTCGACAAACTGCTCCATTTCGCCGCGTACCTCGTCCTCATGCTGTGGTTCGTACAGATCAATCCGCCGGACCGATACGGCTTCTGGATGCGCATGTTCATCAAGATGGGACTGGCTCTTGAAATCGTGCAGGGGATGATCGGTTACCGCATGTTTGATCTCTGGGACATGGGCGCGAATGTGCTGGGCGTGCTGGCAGGATGGGGATTGGGACGCGCCGGGGTCAACCGCATTCTCGTGAAAGTGGAGGAGGTGTGGTTGCGCTGA
- a CDS encoding cupin domain-containing protein gives MARFIDKPTLVEAAGTKPKIIKEYIGNVNSKTKDVSIAYMTSPEGWEEPGQTPEFDEYTLVLQGMLKVETKEETFEVSAGQAVITPKGEWVRYSTPRSGGAQYIAVCLPAFSPDTVHRDE, from the coding sequence ATGGCCCGATTCATCGACAAACCCACCCTGGTGGAAGCCGCCGGCACCAAGCCGAAAATCATCAAGGAATACATCGGCAACGTCAATTCGAAGACAAAGGATGTGAGCATCGCCTACATGACCAGTCCCGAAGGCTGGGAAGAGCCGGGACAGACGCCGGAGTTCGACGAATACACTCTGGTCCTGCAGGGCATGCTGAAAGTGGAGACGAAAGAAGAGACGTTCGAGGTGAGCGCGGGGCAGGCGGTCATCACGCCGAAAGGCGAGTGGGTGCGCTACAGCACGCCGCGTTCCGGCGGGGCCCAGTACATCGCCGTGTGTCTGCCCGCATTTTCTCCGGACACCGTCCACCGCGACGAGTGA
- a CDS encoding two-component system sensor histidine kinase NtrB, which translates to MGDANPVFKNIIASIVDGIILISREGTLLQANLATEEMFQQSRDHFLNRPVADLFPGQPELQKKIEDTLHNGVAYHQIEGQGHRRAHSTTFPVSITVSPYINDQNQPEGAVLYVRDCTLAQELEQISRPFDAISHLGTLSLGMAHEIKNPLVSISGSAQLLRKKLPEEHHKFLDVVIKESERINRMIDRMLNFARPLELDLETINIHQILEEILLLEKQSHEDVIRFEAIYDPSLPPVEGDGDQLKQVFLNLIQNAIEAMPEGGTLKVLTRYHTDYAVRSQARTDRRKTILVEIVDTGLGITPENMKHLFTPFHTTKSQGNGLGLPLSLKIVENHNGKLKVISEPGSGTRVQIYLPVKQENA; encoded by the coding sequence ATGGGGGATGCAAACCCTGTTTTCAAAAATATCATCGCCTCCATCGTCGATGGCATCATCCTGATATCCCGGGAGGGGACCCTCCTCCAGGCCAACCTGGCGACGGAGGAGATGTTCCAGCAGTCCCGGGATCATTTTTTGAACCGGCCGGTGGCCGATCTGTTTCCCGGCCAGCCGGAGTTGCAGAAGAAAATCGAAGACACCCTGCACAACGGGGTGGCGTATCACCAGATTGAAGGACAGGGTCACCGCCGCGCCCATTCCACGACGTTTCCCGTGAGCATCACCGTATCGCCTTACATCAACGACCAGAACCAGCCGGAAGGCGCGGTGCTCTACGTGCGCGACTGCACGCTGGCGCAGGAGTTGGAACAGATCAGCCGCCCGTTCGACGCCATCTCCCACCTGGGCACGTTGTCGCTCGGCATGGCGCACGAGATCAAGAATCCACTCGTCTCCATTTCCGGCTCGGCGCAACTGCTCCGCAAAAAACTGCCGGAGGAGCACCACAAATTCCTCGACGTGGTTATCAAGGAATCGGAGCGCATCAACCGCATGATCGACCGCATGCTGAACTTCGCGCGGCCTTTGGAACTGGACCTCGAAACCATCAACATCCACCAGATCCTGGAAGAAATCCTTCTGTTGGAGAAGCAGTCGCACGAAGACGTCATTCGCTTTGAAGCCATTTACGATCCCAGCCTGCCCCCGGTCGAAGGCGACGGCGACCAGTTGAAGCAGGTGTTCCTGAACCTTATCCAGAACGCCATTGAGGCCATGCCGGAAGGCGGCACGCTCAAGGTGCTGACGCGCTATCATACCGATTACGCCGTACGGTCGCAGGCCCGCACCGACCGGCGCAAAACCATCCTGGTCGAGATCGTGGACACGGGCCTCGGCATCACGCCCGAAAACATGAAGCACCTGTTCACCCCCTTCCACACCACCAAAAGCCAGGGCAACGGGCTCGGCCTGCCACTGTCGCTCAAGATCGTCGAGAACCACAACGGCAAACTCAAGGTCATATCCGAACCGGGTTCCGGCACCCGGGTGCAGATTTACCTGCCGGTCAAACAGGAGAATGCATGA
- a CDS encoding GDP-mannose 4,6-dehydratase yields MKTAFITGISGQDGSYLAEYLLEQNYTVHGLIRPGPAEQMEPSLWRLHAVRNRLTLHAAPLLNTQALTGILKDVQPDECYHLAAQSFAGDSPHSEMETFQTNVDGTHSVLLAIRNAAPHCRAFFAGSAQMFGDAPHAPQTEATPFRPINLYGVSKVAAYDLVQYYMRHHHLFVSTGLLYNHESPRRSFEFVTRKITASAARIKLGLQKELRLGNLDSVRDWGFAGDYVIAMHAALNVDAPGDYVIATGETHRIRDFLERVFAELGLEVEPYVVQDEEFFRPTEKVPLVGDATRAHERLGWEPKMPFEDWVRQMVWADMDYFQKLTAGGKLSEK; encoded by the coding sequence ATGAAGACCGCATTCATCACCGGCATTTCCGGGCAGGATGGCAGTTACCTGGCGGAGTACCTTCTCGAACAAAACTACACCGTGCACGGGCTGATCCGCCCCGGCCCGGCGGAGCAGATGGAGCCGTCGCTGTGGCGTCTGCACGCGGTGCGAAACCGCCTCACCCTGCACGCCGCACCGCTTCTCAACACGCAGGCGTTGACCGGGATACTGAAAGACGTGCAACCGGACGAATGCTATCACCTCGCCGCCCAGAGTTTCGCCGGCGATTCTCCGCATTCGGAGATGGAAACCTTTCAGACCAACGTGGACGGCACACACAGCGTTCTGCTTGCCATCCGCAACGCCGCGCCCCATTGCCGCGCGTTCTTCGCCGGGTCGGCGCAGATGTTCGGCGATGCGCCGCATGCGCCGCAGACGGAGGCGACGCCGTTTCGCCCGATCAACCTCTACGGCGTCTCCAAGGTCGCGGCGTACGACCTGGTTCAATATTACATGCGGCACCACCACCTGTTCGTCAGCACGGGGTTGCTGTACAACCACGAATCGCCGCGGCGCAGTTTCGAATTCGTGACGCGCAAGATCACCGCTTCCGCCGCGCGCATCAAGCTCGGCTTGCAGAAGGAGTTGCGCCTGGGCAATCTCGACAGCGTGCGCGACTGGGGATTCGCCGGTGACTACGTCATCGCCATGCACGCCGCGCTCAACGTGGATGCGCCCGGCGATTACGTGATCGCCACGGGCGAGACGCACCGCATCCGCGATTTTCTCGAACGGGTATTTGCCGAGCTGGGACTGGAAGTCGAACCGTATGTCGTGCAGGACGAGGAATTTTTCCGTCCCACGGAAAAAGTGCCGCTGGTCGGCGATGCCACCCGCGCTCACGAGCGCCTGGGCTGGGAACCGAAGATGCCGTTCGAGGATTGGGTGCGGCAGATGGTGTGGGCGGACATGGATTACTTCCAGAAGCTGACCGCGGGAGGAAAACTCTCCGAAAAATGA
- a CDS encoding branched-chain amino acid transaminase: MEKSEQIWMDGRLVPWAEANVHVLTHTLHYGYGVFEGIRCYRSGKKKSAIFRLQEHVKRLFDGAKILDIEIPYNEKQITQAIIQTVQANKLEECYIRPIVFLGDNKMGLNPTGVHVRVAIAAWPWGTYLGDDGLEKGIRVRISSFNRHHINVIMTKAKACGYYINSIFAKAEAVRDGYDEALLLDTNGYVTEGSGENIFIYHKGMLMTPPLSTGILDGITRNAVVQIAKHLKIPLEETVLTRDELYIANEIFLTGTAAEVTPVREVDNRIIGDGKRGKITKQIQDMFFQVVAGKQAKFKHWLTEV; this comes from the coding sequence GTGGAAAAATCAGAACAAATCTGGATGGACGGCAGGCTGGTCCCGTGGGCGGAGGCCAATGTCCACGTCCTAACACACACGCTCCACTACGGCTACGGCGTCTTCGAAGGCATCCGCTGTTACCGTTCGGGCAAAAAAAAATCCGCCATCTTCCGCCTGCAGGAACACGTCAAACGGCTGTTTGACGGCGCGAAAATACTCGACATCGAAATTCCATACAACGAAAAGCAGATCACGCAGGCCATCATTCAGACCGTGCAGGCGAACAAGCTCGAGGAATGCTACATCCGCCCCATCGTCTTCCTGGGCGACAACAAAATGGGATTGAACCCGACCGGCGTGCACGTGCGCGTCGCCATTGCCGCCTGGCCGTGGGGCACGTACCTGGGCGACGACGGCCTGGAAAAAGGCATCCGCGTCCGCATCTCGTCCTTCAACCGCCACCACATCAACGTCATCATGACCAAGGCCAAAGCCTGCGGCTACTACATCAACTCCATCTTCGCCAAGGCGGAGGCGGTGCGCGACGGCTACGACGAGGCTCTCCTTCTGGACACCAACGGCTACGTCACCGAAGGCTCCGGCGAAAACATCTTCATCTACCACAAGGGCATGCTGATGACGCCGCCGCTATCGACGGGCATCCTAGACGGCATCACGCGCAACGCGGTGGTGCAGATCGCGAAACACCTCAAGATCCCGCTGGAAGAAACCGTCCTCACCCGCGACGAGTTGTACATCGCCAACGAGATCTTCCTCACCGGCACCGCGGCGGAGGTCACCCCGGTGCGCGAGGTGGACAACCGCATCATCGGCGACGGCAAACGCGGCAAGATCACCAAACAGATCCAGGATATGTTCTTCCAGGTCGTCGCCGGCAAACAGGCGAAATTCAAGCACTGGCTCACCGAAGTCTAA